The proteins below are encoded in one region of Micromonospora pisi:
- a CDS encoding DUF4442 domain-containing protein encodes MTIDSRQIAAGMLDGVPFARTLGFEFVEIAPDGAEGVRATVRLPDSPAAHNHVGGPHAGALFTLGETASGAVVLAAFGGLLDRAVPLTVAADIRYRKLALGAVRATARLGRPVPEVISEFDGGTRPEFPVLVEIGTEDGELTAEMTVLWTLRRQ; translated from the coding sequence ATGACCATCGACTCACGTCAGATCGCCGCCGGCATGCTCGACGGGGTGCCGTTCGCCCGCACCCTCGGCTTCGAATTCGTGGAGATCGCCCCGGACGGCGCCGAGGGTGTCCGGGCCACGGTCCGGCTGCCGGACTCGCCCGCCGCCCACAACCACGTCGGCGGGCCACACGCCGGTGCGCTCTTCACGCTCGGCGAGACCGCGTCCGGTGCGGTCGTCCTGGCCGCCTTCGGTGGGCTGCTCGACCGCGCCGTACCGCTCACCGTCGCCGCCGACATCCGCTACCGGAAGCTCGCCCTCGGGGCGGTCCGGGCGACCGCCCGGCTCGGCCGTCCGGTTCCCGAGGTGATCTCCGAGTTCGACGGCGGGACCCGGCCGGAGTTCCCGGTCCTGGTCGAGATCGGCACCGAGGACGGCGAGCTGACCGCCGAGATGACCGTGCTCTGGACGCTGCGCCGGCAGTAA
- a CDS encoding HAD family hydrolase encodes MLGLPGHVTACLFDLDGVLTQTARVHNAAWAETFDDFLRRRAADRGEPFQPYDPGADYNQYVDGRPRADGVRTFLASRNIVLPEGSPDDPPRADTVNGIGNRKNEILLRRIHTDGVQVYDGSVAYLRAAAGHGLRRAVVSASANCRDVVASAGLEDLLEARVDGIVAAQRGLRGKPHPDTFLAAAELLGVKPDQAAVFEDALAGVEAGRSGGFGYVVGVDRVGQADALRAHGADVVVTDLAELLGREGTR; translated from the coding sequence GTGCTGGGCCTACCCGGTCATGTGACCGCCTGCCTCTTCGACCTGGACGGCGTGTTGACCCAGACCGCCCGGGTCCACAACGCCGCCTGGGCCGAGACCTTCGACGACTTCCTGCGCCGCCGGGCCGCGGACCGAGGTGAGCCCTTCCAGCCGTACGACCCGGGGGCGGACTACAACCAGTACGTCGACGGCCGGCCGCGCGCCGACGGCGTCCGTACCTTCCTCGCCTCCCGGAACATCGTGCTGCCGGAGGGAAGCCCCGACGACCCGCCCCGGGCGGACACGGTCAACGGGATCGGCAACCGTAAGAACGAGATCCTGCTCCGGCGGATCCACACCGACGGCGTCCAGGTGTACGACGGTTCGGTCGCGTACCTGCGCGCCGCCGCCGGACACGGGCTGCGCCGGGCGGTCGTGTCGGCGAGCGCCAACTGCCGTGACGTGGTCGCCTCCGCCGGTCTCGAAGACCTGCTCGAAGCCCGGGTCGACGGCATCGTCGCCGCCCAGCGCGGACTACGCGGAAAGCCGCACCCGGACACCTTCCTGGCCGCCGCCGAACTGCTCGGGGTCAAACCCGACCAGGCCGCGGTCTTTGAGGACGCGCTGGCCGGGGTCGAGGCGGGCCGCTCCGGCGGCTTCGGCTATGTGGTCGGCGTCGACCGGGTCGGGCAGGCCGACGCGCTGCGCGCGCACGGGGCCGACGTCGTCGTCACCGACCTGGCCGAGCTGCTCGGCAGAGAGGGAACCCGATGA
- a CDS encoding glycoside hydrolase family 65 protein translates to MIRERAYPVEPWHVRETRLDVDVLAQSESVFALANGHIGLRGNLDEGEPHGLPGTYLNSFFELRPLPYAEAGYGFPESGQTIVNVTNGKLIRLLVDDEPFDVRYGELFDHERVLDLRAGTLHRSVLWRSPAGKRVRISSTRLVSFTQRSVAAIRYEVEPVDEPLRLIVQSELVANEVLPAQSRDPRVAAVLESPLESEEHLALEDGGLLVHHTRASGLRLAAAMGHELDGPTRTTLSTETFDDWARTTVTCVTQPGERIRLDKYIAYGWSSERSRPALRDQVGAALAGARFSGWSGLLAEQRDYLDAFWDTSDVRVEGDPEVQQAVRFGLFHVLQAGARAELRPIAAKGLTGPGYDGHVFWDTETFVLPVLTYTLPSAVVSGLRWRHSTLNMAQERARTLGLNGAAFPWRTIRGQECSAYWPAGTAAFHIAADIADAVRRYVQATGDLDFEREVGLELLVETARLWRSLGHHDRAGRFHLDGMTGPDEYTAVKSDNIYTNLMAQRNLLAAAEAVGRHGDHAWRLGVDDEETAAWRDAANAMHIPYDAELRVHQQVEGFTQLQEWDFAGTPPEKYPLLLNYPYFDLYRKQVVKQADLVLAMHWRGDAFTAEEKARNFAYYERRTVRDSSLSACTQAVLAAEVGHLELAHDYLGEAALMDLHDLNQNTRDGVHVASLAGAWIALVAGFGGMRDHADILSFTPRLPNRIDRLEFSLVWHGHRLRVDVRERETTYALRNGDRSGTVDLLHHGERVRVTCDEPVTKPNPPPSAVGPTPQQPPGRAPARRASVAESAGSAPPIEPQTPGKPQA, encoded by the coding sequence ATGATCCGCGAGCGGGCGTACCCGGTGGAGCCCTGGCACGTCCGGGAGACCCGGCTCGACGTGGACGTACTGGCCCAGTCCGAGTCGGTATTCGCGCTGGCCAACGGGCACATCGGACTTCGCGGCAACCTGGACGAGGGGGAGCCGCACGGACTGCCCGGCACCTACCTGAACTCCTTCTTCGAACTACGGCCGCTGCCGTACGCGGAAGCCGGGTACGGGTTCCCCGAGTCCGGTCAGACCATCGTCAACGTCACCAACGGCAAACTGATCCGGCTCCTCGTCGACGACGAACCGTTCGACGTGCGCTACGGCGAACTGTTCGACCACGAACGGGTGCTCGACCTGCGCGCCGGCACCCTGCACCGGTCGGTGCTGTGGCGCTCGCCGGCCGGCAAGCGGGTCCGGATCAGCAGCACCCGGCTGGTCTCCTTCACCCAGCGGTCGGTGGCGGCGATCCGCTACGAGGTGGAACCGGTCGACGAGCCGTTGCGCCTGATCGTGCAGTCGGAACTGGTCGCCAACGAGGTGCTGCCCGCGCAGAGCCGGGACCCCCGGGTCGCGGCGGTGCTGGAGTCGCCGCTGGAGTCCGAGGAGCACCTGGCACTGGAGGACGGCGGCCTGCTGGTTCACCACACCCGGGCGAGCGGGCTGCGGCTCGCGGCGGCCATGGGTCACGAACTGGACGGACCGACCCGGACCACGCTCAGCACCGAGACCTTCGACGACTGGGCCCGGACCACCGTCACCTGCGTCACCCAGCCGGGGGAGCGGATCCGGCTGGACAAGTACATCGCGTACGGCTGGTCCAGCGAACGGTCTCGCCCGGCACTGCGGGACCAGGTCGGCGCCGCGCTCGCCGGTGCCCGCTTCTCCGGTTGGAGCGGGCTCCTGGCCGAACAGCGCGACTACCTCGACGCCTTCTGGGACACCTCGGACGTACGGGTCGAGGGCGATCCGGAGGTGCAGCAGGCGGTCCGCTTCGGCCTGTTCCACGTGCTCCAGGCGGGGGCGCGGGCGGAGTTGCGGCCGATCGCGGCCAAGGGGCTCACCGGTCCCGGGTACGACGGGCACGTCTTCTGGGACACCGAGACCTTCGTGCTGCCGGTGCTGACGTACACGTTGCCGTCGGCCGTGGTGTCCGGACTGCGGTGGCGGCACTCGACCCTCAACATGGCCCAGGAACGGGCGCGGACCCTCGGGCTGAACGGGGCCGCGTTCCCGTGGCGGACGATCCGGGGCCAGGAGTGCTCCGCTTACTGGCCGGCGGGAACAGCGGCGTTCCACATCGCCGCGGACATCGCCGACGCGGTACGGCGGTACGTGCAGGCCACCGGTGACCTGGACTTCGAACGCGAGGTCGGGCTGGAGCTGCTGGTCGAGACCGCCCGGCTGTGGCGCTCGCTCGGCCACCACGACCGGGCCGGCAGGTTCCACCTGGACGGGATGACCGGTCCGGACGAGTACACGGCGGTGAAGAGCGACAACATCTACACCAACCTGATGGCGCAGCGGAACCTGCTCGCGGCGGCGGAGGCGGTGGGCCGGCACGGTGACCACGCCTGGCGGCTCGGGGTGGACGACGAGGAGACCGCCGCGTGGCGGGACGCGGCGAACGCGATGCACATCCCGTACGACGCGGAACTTCGGGTGCACCAGCAGGTGGAGGGTTTCACCCAGCTCCAGGAGTGGGATTTCGCGGGCACCCCGCCGGAGAAGTACCCGCTGCTGCTCAACTATCCGTACTTCGACCTCTACCGCAAGCAGGTGGTGAAGCAGGCGGACCTGGTGCTGGCGATGCACTGGCGCGGGGACGCCTTCACCGCGGAGGAGAAGGCCCGCAACTTCGCCTACTACGAGCGCCGTACGGTTCGTGACTCGTCGTTGTCCGCCTGCACCCAGGCGGTCCTCGCCGCCGAGGTGGGACATCTCGAACTGGCCCACGACTACCTGGGCGAAGCCGCCCTGATGGACCTGCACGACCTGAACCAGAACACCCGCGACGGGGTCCACGTCGCCTCCCTGGCCGGGGCGTGGATCGCACTGGTCGCCGGCTTCGGTGGCATGCGCGACCACGCGGACATCCTCTCCTTCACGCCCCGGTTGCCGAACCGGATCGACCGGTTGGAGTTCTCACTGGTCTGGCACGGGCACCGGCTGCGGGTGGACGTACGGGAACGGGAGACGACGTACGCGCTGCGCAACGGCGACCGGAGCGGCACGGTGGACCTGCTCCACCACGGCGAGCGGGTCCGGGTCACGTGTGACGAACCGGTCACCAAGCCGAACCCGCCGCCGTCGGCGGTGGGTCCGACACCGCAGCAGCCGCCCGGCCGCGCCCCGGCCCGCCGGGCCTCGGTCGCCGAGAGCGCCGGTTCGGCCCCGCCGATCGAGCCGCAGACCCCGGGCAAGCCCCAGGCGTAG
- a CDS encoding coiled-coil domain-containing protein, translating into MTTPMRQRFSLALTLLAAVSTLAGAAVAAGPAAAAPAGPVTPGDEGGNPLLRDVLESTGRGYAAASNAVENSRKRQAVLADELRQIEEQLSLIGPEVGEVAVNAYRLGRIGPLSALLGSAGPDEFMKRAEGLDLIAQRDNSKLRQLREARNRASRAKSAADAALAEEQRHLATMAKQKQAAERALAQVGGIATEGFVDAASPVADPAPRSRDGSWPAQSCTRSDPTTKGCLTPRTLHALEETRRLGFTRHVSCYRTGGPFEHPKGRACDFSAQPNGFGGDATGGDKTYGNNLAAFLVRNADKLGILYVIWYRQIWFPATGWKTYSSAHGDPSSDHTNHVHLSLL; encoded by the coding sequence ATGACGACACCTATGCGTCAGCGGTTCTCGCTGGCCCTGACCCTGCTCGCCGCGGTGAGCACACTCGCCGGCGCGGCAGTCGCGGCCGGACCCGCCGCAGCCGCGCCCGCTGGCCCGGTCACGCCGGGCGACGAAGGCGGCAACCCTCTCTTACGCGACGTCCTCGAATCGACCGGGCGAGGTTACGCGGCGGCCAGCAACGCGGTGGAGAACTCACGCAAACGTCAGGCCGTACTCGCCGACGAACTGCGACAGATCGAGGAGCAGCTCTCCCTGATCGGCCCCGAGGTCGGTGAGGTGGCGGTGAACGCCTACCGGCTCGGTCGGATCGGACCGCTCAGCGCACTGCTCGGCAGTGCCGGGCCGGACGAGTTCATGAAGCGGGCCGAGGGCCTCGACCTGATCGCGCAACGCGACAACAGCAAGCTGCGCCAGCTTCGGGAAGCGCGAAACCGGGCCAGCCGGGCCAAGAGCGCGGCCGACGCGGCACTCGCCGAGGAGCAGCGGCACCTCGCCACCATGGCCAAACAGAAGCAGGCGGCGGAACGTGCCCTCGCGCAGGTCGGCGGCATCGCCACCGAGGGGTTCGTCGACGCCGCCTCACCGGTGGCGGATCCGGCCCCACGTAGCCGGGACGGGTCCTGGCCGGCCCAGTCCTGCACCCGCTCCGACCCGACGACCAAGGGCTGCCTGACGCCGCGCACCCTGCACGCGCTCGAGGAGACCCGGCGCCTCGGCTTCACCAGGCACGTCTCCTGCTACCGGACGGGCGGACCGTTCGAACACCCGAAGGGCCGGGCCTGTGACTTCTCGGCGCAGCCGAACGGCTTCGGCGGCGACGCCACCGGCGGCGACAAGACGTACGGCAACAACCTCGCCGCGTTCCTGGTCCGTAACGCCGACAAGCTCGGCATCCTCTATGTGATCTGGTACCGGCAGATCTGGTTCCCGGCGACCGGGTGGAAGACGTACTCCTCGGCGCACGGCGACCCGTCCAGCGACCACACCAACCACGTACACCTCTCCCTGCTCTGA